The following are encoded together in the Bacillus sp. V2I10 genome:
- a CDS encoding type 2 lanthipeptide synthetase LanM family protein, protein MNTKVHRIFSDKWILGSYLAERKNTVTAYDRKMDFGKDFSNIEKWVKICGLQADELTERLNQEEISREVFEHIILNESAPKLKYDLPWALEFENILQHNAVINEDLQLQTDLFQPFFSFFLSYAKEKLLTHPLLQQSNLLVDVDSVIQIYTHNLHSKLLSLSLRTLISELNIARITEDLAGNTPKERYHSFNLHYLTGREKIASFLSVYPVLARLITQTLEYSHTYLIEILSRFEQDQNSINALFGEGFSLVQKIEVGEGDSHLKGRSVAILTFNSGKKLVYKPRSLAVDDHFQKLLLWFNQKQFKQPFRTTLVINRGNYGWYEFIEHKECLDEEEAVAYHYRLGGYLAISYLLSSADLHSENLIACGDSPVLIDLETALSNDINLGDRVSPFPAVVKELNTSVFGTMMLPVTFPSGQLIDVDLSAVGGRHGSESEKVKVWAVEKEGTDEMRLIQIPYVSPKSSNQPRLKGEELNAFHYRGSIEDGFRDLYTILLLNTEELLGGEGPIYSFSHDTIRHVLRPTHIYAKFLEASTHPDYLQNGLHRERLFDSFWRITSLIPDYRKIVKSECCALLDHDVPYFTMNAGSRDLYDGDGNIYPSFFALSCIELTLKKLQMLNQADLKKQLRYIRLSLNTLGENEPQSSNVQSDESLILEPMREEEYLKEARKIGDKIYNEAIWENGKDKAYLIGLNVGLNNKLVVSPFGPGMYDGTMGIIVFLAQLAEETGGVKYKRLGKALLNGSLLMTKPESLSVSAFHGIASLCYGLLYVGRLWNDEELIEKAFSYIKNLNGNLQAEQATDFLGGLAGVIIVLLKMDEHKPSSSALSIAKKYGEELMVKLRQIYLSDRPLLTGLSHGATGYAWPLICLGNKIDNKQYIEEGFKLLDYERSLYDEAEANWLDLRDNTENKTSPVYWCHGGPGIALGRIMISEHIIDEKELASDLSKAIDITLKKGFGKNQSLCHGDFGNLDILLTASEKLKSKMIKSIANLKGSEILQVGKKKGWTLGIHNGEEMHGLMLGSSGVGYGLLRLWNPSIPSILAFELPEKPVHRK, encoded by the coding sequence ATGAATACAAAAGTACATAGAATTTTCAGTGATAAATGGATACTCGGTTCTTACTTAGCAGAACGTAAAAATACGGTAACTGCCTATGATAGGAAAATGGATTTTGGAAAAGACTTCAGTAATATCGAGAAGTGGGTGAAAATCTGCGGATTACAAGCAGACGAACTGACTGAACGACTTAATCAAGAGGAGATTAGTAGAGAGGTATTTGAACATATCATACTCAACGAATCAGCACCCAAACTAAAATACGATCTGCCATGGGCTTTAGAATTTGAAAACATCTTGCAGCATAATGCTGTGATTAATGAAGATCTTCAGCTGCAAACAGATCTGTTCCAGCCATTTTTTTCTTTTTTCCTTTCATATGCAAAGGAGAAGTTGTTGACCCATCCTTTATTGCAACAAAGCAACCTTTTAGTTGATGTTGATTCCGTTATTCAAATTTATACACATAATTTACATTCCAAGCTTCTTTCCCTTAGCTTAAGAACCCTAATTTCAGAATTGAATATAGCTCGAATCACAGAGGATTTGGCTGGAAATACCCCGAAAGAACGCTATCATTCCTTTAATCTTCATTATCTGACAGGAAGAGAAAAAATTGCTTCATTCCTCTCTGTCTATCCAGTGCTTGCAAGATTAATCACTCAAACCTTGGAATATTCCCATACATATTTGATTGAAATTCTTTCTCGCTTTGAACAAGACCAAAACAGTATAAATGCCTTGTTCGGTGAGGGATTTTCCCTTGTTCAGAAAATTGAAGTAGGGGAAGGAGATTCCCATTTGAAAGGGCGATCTGTGGCAATTTTGACTTTTAATTCTGGAAAGAAATTAGTTTATAAGCCCCGATCACTTGCGGTGGACGATCATTTTCAAAAGTTATTACTCTGGTTCAATCAAAAGCAATTTAAACAGCCATTCAGAACAACACTCGTAATCAATCGAGGAAACTATGGGTGGTATGAATTTATTGAACATAAGGAATGTCTGGATGAAGAAGAGGCTGTGGCATACCACTATCGTCTCGGGGGATACTTGGCTATTTCCTATCTTCTCAGTTCAGCAGATCTTCATTCTGAAAATCTCATAGCCTGTGGTGATTCTCCAGTATTGATAGATTTAGAGACAGCGTTAAGCAATGATATCAATTTGGGTGACCGTGTTTCTCCATTTCCAGCTGTTGTAAAAGAATTAAATACATCTGTATTTGGAACGATGATGCTGCCTGTTACATTTCCTTCAGGACAACTTATTGATGTGGACCTAAGTGCAGTAGGAGGAAGGCATGGTTCAGAATCTGAAAAGGTAAAAGTCTGGGCGGTTGAAAAAGAAGGTACTGATGAAATGAGGCTCATACAAATTCCATACGTGTCTCCAAAAAGTTCAAATCAGCCGAGGCTAAAGGGGGAAGAATTGAATGCATTCCATTACAGAGGCTCGATTGAAGATGGATTTAGAGACCTTTATACGATTCTCCTGCTGAATACAGAAGAGCTTTTAGGGGGAGAAGGCCCTATTTATTCCTTTTCCCACGATACAATCCGTCATGTCCTGAGACCGACACATATCTATGCGAAATTCCTTGAGGCGAGTACACATCCTGATTATTTACAAAATGGACTTCATCGAGAGAGACTTTTTGATTCTTTCTGGCGCATCACTTCCCTGATACCGGATTATCGCAAAATTGTAAAAAGCGAGTGCTGTGCTCTTTTGGACCATGACGTGCCGTATTTTACTATGAATGCAGGAAGCAGAGACCTCTATGACGGAGATGGAAACATCTACCCCTCATTTTTTGCTCTATCCTGTATTGAGCTGACATTGAAAAAGCTGCAGATGTTGAATCAAGCAGATTTGAAAAAACAGCTAAGGTATATTCGTCTCTCCCTAAATACTTTGGGTGAAAACGAACCGCAATCTTCTAATGTTCAAAGTGATGAAAGTTTGATTCTTGAACCCATGAGAGAAGAGGAATACCTCAAGGAAGCAAGAAAAATAGGTGACAAGATCTACAATGAGGCCATATGGGAGAATGGGAAGGATAAGGCTTATCTCATTGGTCTAAATGTGGGCTTGAATAATAAGCTGGTTGTCTCACCATTTGGTCCTGGGATGTATGATGGAACAATGGGGATCATTGTTTTTCTTGCCCAGTTGGCAGAAGAGACTGGCGGGGTTAAGTACAAACGACTTGGGAAGGCCTTGCTGAATGGTTCTCTTTTAATGACAAAACCCGAGTCTCTATCCGTCTCCGCTTTTCATGGAATTGCGTCCCTATGTTATGGATTGCTGTATGTAGGCAGGCTATGGAATGATGAAGAACTAATTGAAAAAGCGTTTTCTTATATCAAAAACCTAAATGGGAATTTACAGGCAGAACAGGCAACCGACTTTTTAGGAGGGTTGGCAGGAGTCATTATAGTGCTGCTCAAGATGGATGAGCATAAACCCAGTTCTTCTGCATTATCCATAGCAAAAAAATACGGTGAAGAGCTAATGGTGAAATTAAGACAAATCTATCTCTCTGACCGTCCGCTCTTAACCGGGCTATCACATGGAGCAACAGGGTATGCATGGCCGCTCATTTGTCTCGGAAATAAGATCGATAACAAGCAATATATTGAGGAAGGATTCAAGCTTTTGGACTATGAGAGGTCTCTGTACGATGAAGCTGAAGCAAACTGGCTAGACCTGAGGGACAATACAGAAAATAAAACAAGCCCCGTTTATTGGTGCCATGGAGGACCTGGAATTGCTTTAGGGCGAATTATGATTTCTGAACACATTATTGATGAAAAGGAATTGGCTTCAGATCTGTCGAAGGCAATAGATATCACATTGAAGAAAGGGTTCGGCAAAAATCAGAGTCTCTGTCATGGAGATTTTGGCAACCTAGACATCTTGTTGACTGCATCAGAAAAGCTGAAATCTAAGATGATTAAATCAATTGCAAATTTAAAAGGTTCCGAGATCCTTCAAGTTGGAAAGAAGAAAGGATGGACACTTGGGATACATAATGGGGAAGAAATGCATGGGCTCATGCTTGGATCATCAGGTGTGGGTTATGGATTACTCCGTCTATGGAATCCTAGTATCCCGAGCATCCTCGCCTTTGAACTTCCAGAAAAACCAGTACATAGAAAGTGA
- a CDS encoding class II lanthipeptide, LchA2/BrtA2 family: protein MNAKDLRNPEFRANQGINNPAGEINEMELSQLAGTGDAQIQTTWACGIAVSLALCPTTKCTSQC from the coding sequence ATGAATGCAAAAGATCTAAGAAATCCAGAGTTTCGAGCAAATCAAGGCATTAACAATCCAGCAGGTGAAATCAATGAGATGGAACTTTCCCAATTGGCAGGTACTGGGGATGCTCAAATTCAAACAACTTGGGCTTGCGGAATCGCCGTTTCACTTGCTTTGTGTCCGACTACAAAATGTACAAGCCAGTGCTAA
- a CDS encoding plantaricin C family lantibiotic, giving the protein MSETIRSWKDPMSRNHTNLNHPAGDVLVELEDQDLLAGVNGGCAWWNVSCHLGNDGRACSLTVECMPTCN; this is encoded by the coding sequence ATGTCAGAAACTATTCGTTCATGGAAAGATCCAATGTCACGCAATCATACTAATCTTAATCATCCGGCTGGTGACGTTTTAGTAGAGCTAGAAGACCAGGATTTATTAGCAGGTGTCAATGGAGGCTGCGCTTGGTGGAATGTAAGCTGCCATTTAGGAAACGATGGCAGAGCATGTTCTCTTACAGTTGAGTGTATGCCTACCTGCAACTAA
- a CDS encoding plantaricin C family lantibiotic has translation MSKMLLIWKDPLSRLSLDVDYKHPAGDVLMELEDQDLLAGVNGGCAWWNVSCHLGNDGRACSLTVECMPTCN, from the coding sequence ATGTCAAAAATGTTACTCATTTGGAAAGATCCTTTATCTCGTCTCTCTTTGGATGTAGATTATAAGCATCCTGCTGGAGACGTTTTAATGGAGCTTGAGGATCAAGATTTATTAGCAGGCGTTAATGGAGGCTGTGCTTGGTGGAATGTAAGCTGCCATTTAGGAAACGACGGCCGTGCTTGCAGTTTAACTGTCGAATGTATGCCGACATGCAACTAA